A window from Flavobacterium sp. 83 encodes these proteins:
- the accC gene encoding acetyl-CoA carboxylase biotin carboxylase subunit, whose amino-acid sequence MFKKILIANRGEIALRVIRTCKEMGIKTVAVYSTADAESLHVKFADEAVCIGPPPSNLSYLKMSNIIAAAEITNADAIHPGYGFLSENSKFSKICQEHGIKFIGASPEMIDRMGDKASAKATMIEAGVPCVPGSVGILESYEQALQLSRDFGYPVMLKATAGGGGKGMRAVWKEDELLKAWEGARQESAAAFGNDGMYLEKLIEEPRHIEIQVVGDSYGKACHLSERDCSVQRRHQKLTEETPSPFMTDELRAKMGEAAVKAAEYIKYEGAGTVEFLVDKHRNFYFMEMNTRIQVEHPITEQVIDYDLIREQIMVAAGIPISGKNYLPQLHAIECRINAEDPYNDFRPSPGKITTLHMPGGHGVRLDTHVYSGYTIPPNYDSMIAKLITTAQSREEAISKMRRALDEFVIEGIKTTIPFHRQLMDDPRYIAGDYTTAFMDTFKMNDPE is encoded by the coding sequence ATGTTTAAAAAAATATTAATTGCAAATAGGGGAGAAATTGCGCTTCGCGTGATTAGAACATGCAAGGAAATGGGTATAAAAACAGTAGCTGTTTATTCTACTGCTGATGCTGAAAGTCTGCATGTAAAGTTTGCTGATGAAGCGGTTTGTATAGGGCCACCTCCAAGTAACTTATCCTATTTGAAAATGTCAAATATTATTGCCGCTGCCGAAATTACTAACGCAGATGCAATACATCCAGGGTATGGATTCCTTTCCGAAAACTCAAAATTTTCTAAAATTTGTCAAGAACATGGTATCAAATTCATTGGAGCATCTCCTGAAATGATTGATAGAATGGGTGACAAAGCTTCTGCAAAAGCAACTATGATTGAAGCTGGCGTTCCTTGTGTTCCCGGTTCAGTAGGAATTTTAGAATCATATGAACAAGCCTTGCAATTATCAAGAGATTTTGGTTATCCAGTAATGCTTAAAGCAACTGCTGGTGGTGGTGGAAAAGGAATGCGAGCTGTTTGGAAAGAAGATGAATTGTTGAAAGCTTGGGAAGGTGCCCGTCAGGAATCTGCTGCAGCTTTTGGAAATGATGGAATGTATCTGGAAAAATTAATCGAAGAGCCTCGTCATATTGAGATTCAAGTAGTAGGTGATTCTTACGGAAAAGCCTGTCATCTTTCTGAAAGAGATTGTTCCGTTCAAAGACGTCATCAAAAATTGACCGAAGAGACTCCATCTCCATTTATGACAGATGAACTTCGTGCTAAAATGGGTGAAGCAGCTGTAAAAGCAGCCGAATATATTAAATACGAAGGTGCTGGTACAGTAGAATTTTTGGTTGACAAACACCGTAATTTCTACTTCATGGAAATGAATACCCGTATTCAAGTAGAGCATCCTATTACAGAACAAGTTATTGATTATGACTTGATCCGTGAGCAAATTATGGTTGCTGCTGGAATACCTATTTCAGGAAAAAACTACTTGCCACAATTGCATGCCATAGAATGTAGAATAAATGCGGAAGATCCTTATAATGATTTCCGTCCATCTCCAGGAAAAATCACAACACTTCATATGCCAGGAGGACACGGTGTTCGTTTAGACACTCATGTTTATTCAGGATATACCATTCCACCAAATTACGATTCCATGATTGCTAAGTTGATTACAACTGCACAATCTCGTGAAGAAGCAATTAGCAAAATGAGAAGAGCGTTGGATGAATTTGTGATTGAAGGTATAAAAACGACCATTCCATTTCACAGACAATTAATGGATGATCCAAGATACATCGCAGGAGATTATACAACTGCTTTTATGGATACTTTCAAAATGAATGATCCTGAATAG
- a CDS encoding S9 family peptidase — protein sequence MKKILFTTLIMMSLNAMAQNVMTPELLWKLGRVTPLGISKDAKNVVYKVSTPSVEENKSNSKIYTLPLSGGNPTEITDTKNVLKDKNISPDGKYIVYNEEVKIDKVLGKDFYPTLEKSEVQIYNGLDYRHWDTWNEGKFNHVFYKENKEGAVGIDILKGENFDSPQKPFGGDEDYIWSPDSKSILYVCKKKAGTEYAISTNTNIFEYNLETGKTSNRTKENQGYDTAPLFSPTGNLTWLQMKRDGYESDKNDIIVSFKGMNINLTSNWDGTVDNFMWSNDGKKIYFIAPIDGTKQLFEVNFPGLTKIAVNVHQITNGDFDVNDLVGFSGDNIIVTRTDMNHAAEIYSYNLKKNTWKQLSNSNTATYNSLALSKTERRYVTTTDGKKMLVWVILPPNFDASKKYPTLLFCQGGPQAPLTQGYSFRWNFQLMAAKGYIVVAPNRRGMQGHGVAWNEQISKDWGGQVMNDYLSAIDDVAKEKYVDATRLGCVGASYGGYSVFYLAGIHNNRFKTFIAHDGVFNTQSMFGTTEEVFFNKWDFGGAYWEKDNAVAQKAYTTFNPMSLVEKWNKPILIIQGGKDFRVPIGQGQEAFQAAQLRGIKSRFLYFPEENHWVLKPQNAQVWQGEFFKWLKETL from the coding sequence ATGAAGAAAATACTGTTTACAACACTAATAATGATGAGTCTAAATGCTATGGCACAAAATGTAATGACCCCCGAATTACTTTGGAAACTAGGAAGAGTAACACCCCTAGGCATTTCAAAAGATGCAAAAAATGTAGTTTATAAGGTATCAACTCCTTCCGTTGAAGAAAACAAATCAAACTCTAAGATTTACACCTTACCCTTAAGTGGCGGAAATCCAACTGAAATAACCGATACTAAAAATGTTTTAAAAGACAAGAACATTTCGCCTGACGGAAAGTATATTGTTTACAACGAAGAAGTAAAAATCGATAAGGTTCTAGGAAAAGATTTTTATCCTACTCTTGAAAAATCAGAAGTCCAAATCTACAATGGACTAGATTATCGCCATTGGGACACTTGGAACGAAGGTAAATTCAACCATGTTTTTTATAAAGAAAACAAAGAAGGCGCCGTTGGAATCGACATTCTGAAAGGAGAGAATTTTGATAGCCCTCAAAAACCTTTTGGTGGCGACGAAGACTATATTTGGTCGCCAGACAGTAAAAGCATTTTGTATGTCTGTAAGAAAAAAGCGGGTACAGAATATGCCATTTCGACCAATACTAATATTTTCGAATACAATCTCGAAACTGGAAAAACTAGTAACAGAACTAAAGAAAATCAAGGTTATGACACAGCTCCTCTCTTTTCTCCAACAGGAAATTTGACTTGGTTGCAAATGAAGCGTGACGGTTACGAATCAGATAAAAATGATATTATTGTCAGCTTTAAAGGAATGAATATTAACCTGACTTCAAACTGGGACGGAACAGTTGATAATTTTATGTGGAGCAATGATGGTAAAAAAATCTACTTTATTGCACCAATAGACGGAACAAAACAATTATTTGAAGTTAATTTTCCAGGATTAACCAAAATTGCTGTCAATGTTCATCAAATCACTAATGGGGATTTTGACGTGAATGATTTAGTTGGTTTTTCAGGTGACAACATCATCGTTACAAGAACAGATATGAACCATGCTGCAGAAATTTATTCTTATAACCTGAAGAAAAACACTTGGAAACAACTATCTAATAGTAATACAGCAACATACAATTCATTGGCATTAAGCAAAACTGAAAGAAGATACGTAACCACAACCGACGGTAAAAAAATGTTAGTTTGGGTAATCCTTCCTCCTAATTTTGATGCTTCAAAAAAATACCCAACACTTTTATTTTGTCAGGGTGGACCACAAGCTCCATTGACACAAGGGTATTCTTTCCGTTGGAATTTCCAGTTGATGGCTGCTAAAGGTTATATTGTAGTGGCACCAAACCGCCGCGGAATGCAAGGTCACGGAGTGGCTTGGAACGAACAAATCAGCAAAGACTGGGGTGGGCAAGTAATGAACGATTATCTATCAGCAATTGATGATGTTGCTAAAGAAAAATATGTTGATGCCACTCGTTTAGGTTGCGTTGGCGCCAGCTATGGTGGTTATTCTGTGTTTTATTTAGCAGGAATCCATAATAACCGTTTCAAAACATTCATTGCCCATGATGGTGTTTTCAACACTCAAAGTATGTTTGGAACTACCGAAGAAGTTTTTTTTAACAAATGGGACTTTGGCGGCGCATATTGGGAAAAAGACAATGCTGTTGCTCAAAAAGCCTATACTACGTTCAACCCGATGAGTCTTGTGGAGAAATGGAACAAACCCATTTTAATCATCCAAGGCGGTAAAGATTTCCGTGTACCAATAGGACAAGGGCAAGAAGCTTTTCAAGCGGCTCAATTGCGAGGTATAAAAAGTAGATTTCTATATTTTCCAGAAGAAAACCATTGGGTATTGAAACCTCAAAATGCTCAAGTTTGGCAAGGTGAATTTTTCAAATGGCTGAAAGAAACTTTATAA
- a CDS encoding FAD-binding oxidoreductase — protein sequence MDLSYWELKNWFTDIDYTIVGSGIVGLHAALRLRERFPDSKILVLEKGMLPQGASTKNAGFACFGSLSEIIDDLKSHSEEDVVNLVQKRWKGLQLLRKRLGDEVIDFKPYGGYELFLNTEESSYNECVGKLPFINEILRPLFKTDVFAKEVDRFGFGCIREYLIFNPFEAQIDTGNMMQALLKQAINENILILNQQTVTAYLDKGNCVEVALGDFSFTTKKMLFATNGFANALTDGAVKPARAQVLITEPIKNLDIKGTFHLDKGYYYFRNIGDRILLGGGRNLDFETETTTEFGQTEIVQKKLEQLLKEVILPNQDFKIAHRWSGIMGIGNSKNPIVTQLSENVYCGVRLGGMGVAIGSLIGTELAELV from the coding sequence ATGGATTTGAGCTATTGGGAATTGAAAAACTGGTTTACTGACATAGATTATACGATTGTAGGGAGCGGTATTGTGGGTTTACACGCCGCATTACGCTTGCGTGAAAGATTTCCTGACAGTAAAATTCTTGTTTTGGAAAAAGGGATGTTGCCGCAAGGAGCCAGCACTAAAAATGCCGGTTTTGCCTGTTTTGGAAGCCTTTCGGAAATTATAGATGATTTAAAATCCCATTCGGAAGAGGATGTGGTCAATCTTGTTCAGAAACGATGGAAAGGACTGCAGCTGTTGCGAAAAAGACTTGGTGATGAGGTAATTGATTTCAAGCCATACGGCGGTTATGAGTTGTTTTTGAATACGGAAGAAAGCAGTTATAACGAATGCGTGGGGAAATTACCATTTATCAATGAAATTTTAAGACCGCTTTTTAAGACCGATGTTTTTGCAAAAGAAGTGGATCGTTTTGGGTTTGGCTGTATTCGGGAATATTTGATTTTTAATCCTTTTGAGGCACAGATTGACACTGGAAATATGATGCAGGCTTTATTGAAACAAGCGATTAATGAAAATATTTTGATTCTGAACCAGCAAACGGTAACAGCGTATTTAGACAAAGGAAATTGTGTAGAAGTAGCGCTTGGGGATTTTAGTTTCACTACTAAAAAAATGTTGTTTGCTACTAACGGTTTTGCAAATGCACTAACTGATGGTGCTGTAAAACCTGCCAGAGCACAAGTTTTGATTACTGAGCCAATTAAAAATTTAGATATAAAAGGGACTTTTCATTTGGACAAAGGCTATTATTATTTCAGGAATATTGGAGATAGAATATTGTTAGGCGGAGGGAGAAACCTTGATTTTGAGACGGAAACAACAACCGAATTTGGTCAAACGGAAATTGTGCAAAAAAAATTGGAACAATTATTAAAAGAAGTAATTTTGCCGAATCAGGATTTCAAAATTGCACACCGTTGGAGTGGAATTATGGGTATAGGCAACAGCAAGAATCCTATCGTTACACAATTGTCAGAAAATGTGTATTGTGGTGTACGATTAGGCGGAATGGGAGTGGCAATAGGAAGTTTAATAGGAACAGAATTAGCAGAATTAGTATAA
- the mtgA gene encoding monofunctional biosynthetic peptidoglycan transglycosylase: MATKITPKRSKQPTKKESTTFMAKVKRFLLKIFLWFIGLSLFFVVLFKFVPVPFTPLMVIRAIENKMAGKENYFSHDWEPIENISVNLQKAVIASEDGTFLKHNGFDFTAMQKAYKSNERGRRIKGGSTISQQTAKNVFLWQGRSYLRKGLEAYFTVLIEAIWGKKRIMEVYLNSIEMGDGVYGAEAAAQHWYRKDVSSLTPQQAAGIAAILPNPRKYSATSSSSYINRRKDKIVRVMRHVGKIEY, encoded by the coding sequence ATGGCAACGAAAATAACACCAAAAAGATCAAAACAACCTACAAAAAAAGAATCAACAACCTTTATGGCTAAAGTAAAACGTTTTCTGCTTAAAATTTTCTTATGGTTCATTGGACTTTCTTTGTTTTTTGTAGTCCTTTTTAAATTTGTACCGGTTCCATTTACTCCTTTAATGGTGATTCGAGCCATTGAAAATAAAATGGCGGGGAAGGAAAATTACTTCAGTCATGACTGGGAGCCTATAGAAAATATATCAGTTAATTTACAAAAAGCGGTTATTGCCAGTGAAGATGGAACCTTTTTGAAACATAATGGTTTTGATTTTACTGCGATGCAAAAAGCATATAAAAGCAACGAAAGAGGTCGCAGAATAAAAGGTGGGAGTACAATATCCCAACAAACTGCAAAGAATGTATTTCTGTGGCAGGGGAGAAGTTATTTAAGAAAAGGACTCGAAGCTTATTTTACTGTTTTGATAGAAGCAATCTGGGGAAAAAAACGAATTATGGAAGTGTATTTAAATAGCATTGAAATGGGTGATGGGGTGTATGGAGCGGAAGCAGCAGCTCAACACTGGTATAGAAAAGATGTTTCTAGTTTAACCCCACAACAAGCTGCAGGAATAGCTGCAATATTACCAAATCCAAGAAAATATTCAGCGACTAGTTCGTCATCTTACATTAACAGAAGAAAAGACAAAATTGTTCGTGTCATGAGACATGTGGGAAAAATTGAATATTAG
- a CDS encoding phage integrase SAM-like domain-containing protein has product MATINFLYRSTKDKANLHLRLLYRFNENDFVIGANTKFEVLKDYWNNQHKKRVFKKTNNVDELNQIQDIKAKQNDVDNELNKIENHILNAFNSVNPDKVNKGWLQTQIDLYYNPVKVIEVMPTELINYIETYKEDRRNEVTESTIKKCNVVRELLKRYQTEIVKTLLLTDIDTEFKKDFENYCITQNYAPNTISRTIRFIKTICIHAKSKKEDVNPDLYNIKVKYYKVDSIHLTFDEIQKIENIQKDKLTESLENAKDWLIISCYTGQRVSDFLRFTNKMIRIEDGKSFIEFTQKKTDKIMTVPVHPKVIEILNKRNGMFPYAISDQKYNDYIKTVCEIAEITQMVYGSKKTETAPESGIFRKETKEYRKCDLVTSHIGRRSFASNFYGTIPTSLLINITGHSTETMFLTYIGKSNKDLAKETHKYFK; this is encoded by the coding sequence ATGGCAACTATCAATTTTCTTTACCGTTCTACAAAAGACAAAGCAAATTTACATTTACGTTTATTGTATCGTTTCAATGAAAATGATTTTGTTATTGGAGCAAATACAAAGTTTGAAGTTTTAAAAGACTACTGGAACAACCAACATAAAAAACGAGTATTTAAGAAAACGAATAACGTTGATGAGTTAAACCAAATTCAAGATATTAAGGCAAAGCAAAACGATGTTGATAATGAACTCAACAAAATTGAAAATCATATTTTAAACGCTTTTAATTCTGTTAATCCTGATAAGGTAAATAAAGGCTGGTTGCAAACTCAAATTGATTTGTATTACAATCCTGTAAAAGTTATTGAAGTTATGCCAACAGAATTGATAAACTACATTGAAACGTACAAGGAGGACAGACGTAATGAAGTAACCGAAAGCACCATAAAAAAATGTAATGTAGTTAGAGAACTTTTAAAAAGGTATCAAACGGAAATAGTTAAAACGCTTTTATTAACCGACATCGATACTGAATTTAAAAAAGACTTCGAAAACTATTGTATTACTCAAAATTACGCACCAAATACCATTTCGAGAACGATACGATTTATAAAAACTATTTGTATTCACGCAAAGAGCAAAAAAGAAGACGTAAACCCAGATTTATACAATATCAAAGTAAAATATTATAAAGTTGATAGTATTCATTTAACTTTTGATGAGATACAAAAAATTGAGAATATCCAAAAAGATAAATTAACCGAGAGTTTAGAAAATGCAAAAGACTGGTTAATTATTAGTTGTTATACAGGTCAAAGAGTATCGGACTTTTTGAGGTTTACAAATAAAATGATACGTATTGAAGACGGTAAAAGTTTTATTGAATTTACTCAAAAGAAAACCGATAAAATTATGACTGTTCCAGTACACCCAAAAGTTATTGAAATACTCAACAAAAGAAACGGTATGTTTCCCTATGCTATTTCAGACCAAAAATATAATGACTATATCAAAACCGTTTGTGAGATTGCCGAAATTACTCAAATGGTTTACGGTAGTAAGAAAACAGAAACCGCACCCGAAAGCGGAATATTTCGCAAAGAAACAAAAGAATACAGAAAATGCGATTTAGTTACCTCTCACATTGGAAGACGTTCCTTTGCATCAAATTTTTACGGAACTATTCCAACTTCTTTATTGATAAATATTACTGGCCACAGTACCGAAACAATGTTTTTAACGTACATAGGCAAAAGCAATAAAGATTTAGCAAAAGAAACCCACAAGTATTTTAAATAG
- a CDS encoding MerR family transcriptional regulator — MHYLTTREVSQLLGYTQRNICYLIKAKKITPAITLQNGHFLFTAEDVALYNSKKLNYAV, encoded by the coding sequence ATGCACTACCTAACAACAAGGGAGGTTTCTCAATTATTGGGATACACTCAAAGAAACATTTGCTATTTGATTAAAGCAAAAAAGATCACTCCAGCCATTACATTACAGAATGGACACTTTTTATTTACTGCAGAAGATGTGGCTTTGTATAATTCTAAAAAATTGAATTATGCAGTATAG
- a CDS encoding helix-turn-helix domain-containing protein produces the protein MQYSTLVQVTPEALVKLINEGVKSQLEEFKKNLNTNDPDILLTRAEACEFLKIEQTTLYHWVKAGKVQCYGIANRRFFKKSDLMNSLTLLKK, from the coding sequence ATGCAGTATAGTACATTAGTTCAGGTAACACCCGAAGCATTAGTAAAACTAATTAATGAGGGTGTAAAAAGTCAATTAGAAGAATTTAAAAAGAACCTTAACACCAACGATCCTGACATTTTACTCACTCGAGCCGAAGCGTGCGAGTTTCTAAAAATTGAGCAAACCACTTTGTACCATTGGGTAAAGGCTGGTAAAGTTCAATGTTACGGTATTGCAAACAGACGGTTTTTTAAAAAATCCGACTTAATGAATAGTTTAACCTTACTAAAAAAATAG
- a CDS encoding phage/plasmid primase, P4 family produces the protein MEVNTLKSIIASDIESKVNSFEIAKQKTPNDILKELTNSIGHLDFQILAFPNIDELRKSYSKLQLELFGSISDGIEPLYTDKQSTEYKEVFKQWQKVSRELDKCKLSKNHYLILCIEKLLDIANANKWDLCKNEAFIYLYNGCYWNEISKELLQSFLGKTSLKMGVEKFKAKIHTFQDELFRQFMAEAYLPKPEPKPNSVLINLQNGTFEITPTKRGLRNFEQKDFITHQLPFEYDPEATAPQWQKFLDEVLPDKDKQKVFAEFFGYIFIKPSVLKLEKMLILYGTGANGKSVCFEVLNALLGSENVSNYSLQSLTDANGYYRAKIANKLVNYASEINGKLETDVFKQMASGEPIEARLPYGNPMILKEYAKLIFNCNELPKDVEHTNAYFRRFLIICFDVTIPEDRQDKQLPNKIIQNELSGVFNWILQGLDRVLEQKNFSKCEAIENARSDYEKQSDSVQIFINELNFKTSTTDYTLIKTLYEQFKIFCIEDGFRPVNKSNFMKRLTAYKIYVTRLNVGNVAYITTDISFI, from the coding sequence ATGGAAGTAAATACACTAAAAAGTATCATTGCAAGTGATATTGAGAGCAAAGTTAATTCGTTTGAGATTGCAAAACAGAAAACGCCAAACGATATTTTAAAGGAACTTACAAACAGTATAGGGCATTTAGATTTTCAAATATTGGCATTTCCAAACATCGATGAGTTAAGAAAGTCTTATTCAAAATTGCAACTTGAATTATTTGGAAGTATTTCGGACGGTATAGAACCACTTTATACTGATAAACAAAGCACCGAGTACAAAGAAGTATTTAAACAATGGCAGAAAGTCAGTAGGGAATTAGATAAATGCAAGCTATCTAAAAACCATTATCTAATCCTTTGCATTGAAAAGCTTTTGGATATTGCAAATGCGAATAAATGGGATTTATGTAAAAATGAAGCCTTTATTTATTTGTATAATGGTTGTTACTGGAATGAAATAAGCAAAGAATTACTTCAATCTTTCTTAGGCAAAACGTCTTTAAAAATGGGAGTTGAAAAATTCAAAGCTAAAATTCATACGTTCCAAGATGAGTTGTTTCGACAATTTATGGCCGAAGCTTATTTGCCGAAACCCGAACCGAAACCCAATAGTGTTTTGATTAATTTACAAAACGGTACGTTTGAAATAACACCCACAAAAAGAGGTTTACGGAACTTTGAGCAAAAAGACTTTATTACCCACCAATTGCCGTTCGAATATGACCCCGAAGCAACCGCCCCACAATGGCAAAAGTTTTTAGATGAGGTATTGCCTGATAAAGACAAACAAAAAGTATTTGCAGAATTTTTCGGTTACATTTTTATAAAACCAAGTGTATTGAAACTTGAAAAGATGTTAATCTTATACGGAACTGGAGCAAATGGTAAAAGTGTTTGTTTTGAAGTCTTAAACGCCCTTTTAGGAAGTGAAAATGTAAGCAACTACTCTTTACAAAGCTTGACAGATGCAAACGGTTATTACAGGGCAAAAATAGCTAATAAACTGGTAAACTATGCAAGTGAGATAAACGGCAAACTTGAAACCGATGTATTTAAACAAATGGCTTCGGGCGAACCAATAGAAGCACGTTTGCCCTATGGAAACCCTATGATTTTAAAAGAGTATGCAAAGTTAATTTTCAATTGTAATGAATTACCAAAAGACGTGGAACACACGAACGCATATTTTAGACGGTTTTTAATTATTTGTTTTGATGTAACTATTCCTGAAGACAGACAGGACAAACAACTACCAAACAAAATAATACAAAATGAATTATCGGGCGTATTCAACTGGATTTTGCAAGGACTTGACAGGGTATTGGAACAAAAGAATTTCAGTAAATGTGAAGCAATAGAAAACGCCCGAAGCGATTACGAAAAGCAAAGTGATAGCGTGCAAATATTTATTAATGAATTGAATTTTAAAACTTCAACTACTGATTACACATTAATAAAAACACTATACGAACAATTTAAAATATTTTGTATTGAAGACGGTTTTCGCCCCGTAAATAAGTCAAATTTTATGAAGCGATTAACAGCATACAAAATTTATGTTACACGCTTAAACGTGGGTAATGTGGCCTACATTACTACTGATATAAGTTTTATTTAA
- a CDS encoding DUF6371 domain-containing protein, whose protein sequence is MEVYRYTLDKGSKKFLCPNCTKKTFVKYIDTETRNYLSDEFGKCDREQNCNYHKAPPKGNKYYLIKVLSIKEITDKAIKTTDINGLISIVPKSQILEQSKNDCWISEWFLKSSTIQYLTNEFKYNYSNVSGFINEVKQMVQPLPIAPSYHSIELLDKMYTEIQIDNLTEFLKMRFSKDEVFKATQNYLITGTNICWFNSTVFWQIDDKEQIHAGKIMQYDRFTGKRIKEPYNRINWLHKATKEPDFNLNQCLFGLHRVTEDYQKTIAIVESEKTAIIMSILLPHYIWIATGSKGNFKFEMLKPIKKRNIVSFPDKGEYINWLNKATELNAIGFKISVSEIIENTEFENGFDLADYYLNL, encoded by the coding sequence ATGGAAGTTTACAGATACACTTTGGACAAGGGAAGTAAGAAATTTCTTTGTCCAAATTGCACCAAAAAAACATTTGTAAAGTACATTGATACTGAAACAAGAAACTATTTGTCTGATGAGTTTGGTAAATGTGACAGGGAGCAAAACTGTAACTATCACAAAGCACCCCCAAAAGGCAATAAGTACTATTTAATAAAGGTTTTATCTATAAAGGAAATAACAGATAAGGCAATTAAAACAACTGATATAAACGGCCTTATTTCGATAGTGCCAAAATCACAAATACTGGAGCAGTCAAAAAATGATTGCTGGATTTCGGAATGGTTTTTAAAAAGTAGTACTATTCAATATTTAACGAATGAGTTTAAATATAATTATTCAAATGTATCGGGGTTTATAAATGAAGTTAAACAAATGGTACAACCTTTACCAATAGCACCGAGTTACCATAGTATCGAATTATTAGACAAAATGTATACTGAAATTCAAATTGACAATTTAACCGAGTTTTTAAAGATGAGGTTTTCAAAAGATGAGGTGTTCAAAGCAACACAAAATTATTTGATTACAGGAACAAATATTTGCTGGTTTAACTCAACTGTATTTTGGCAAATAGATGACAAAGAACAAATACACGCTGGTAAAATAATGCAATACGATAGGTTTACTGGCAAAAGAATTAAAGAACCTTACAATCGCATAAACTGGTTACATAAAGCCACCAAAGAGCCTGATTTTAATCTTAATCAATGCTTATTTGGATTGCACCGAGTTACTGAAGACTATCAAAAAACTATTGCTATTGTTGAAAGCGAAAAGACGGCAATAATAATGAGTATTTTGTTACCGCATTACATTTGGATTGCCACAGGAAGCAAAGGAAACTTTAAATTTGAGATGTTGAAACCAATCAAAAAAAGAAATATTGTTTCGTTTCCTGATAAAGGCGAATACATTAACTGGTTAAACAAAGCCACCGAGTTAAACGCAATAGGTTTTAAAATTTCAGTTAGCGAAATAATTGAAAACACCGAGTTTGAAAACGGTTTTGATTTGGCAGACTATTATTTGAATTTATAA
- a CDS encoding enoyl-CoA hydratase/isomerase family protein, with amino-acid sequence MVTEIPTGSLITTIENKIVTIQFGHPASNSFPRELLDRLTNEFNNLNNNPAVSVIIVKSEGTGVFCAGASFDELLAVSNQEVGTRFFSGFAHLINAMRNCSKLIVGRVHGKAVGGGVGIASACDYTLATKNAAIKLSELAIGIGPFVIEPAVSRKMGKMAMAEMTLAAHEWKTADWAKDKGLYANTFETIQELDSAVADFSAKLSSYNPEALTEMKKVLWEGTQDWETLLLERAAISGKLVLSDFTKKALSQFKK; translated from the coding sequence ATGGTAACAGAAATCCCAACAGGTTCGCTCATCACAACAATCGAAAATAAAATCGTAACAATTCAATTTGGTCATCCGGCGAGCAATTCCTTTCCAAGAGAATTGTTAGATCGATTAACAAATGAATTCAATAATTTGAACAATAATCCTGCTGTTTCAGTGATTATTGTAAAAAGCGAAGGTACCGGTGTTTTTTGTGCAGGAGCTTCATTTGATGAACTTTTGGCAGTTTCTAATCAGGAAGTAGGAACCCGATTTTTCTCGGGATTCGCACATTTGATTAATGCAATGAGAAATTGCTCAAAACTTATTGTTGGTCGCGTTCATGGCAAAGCAGTTGGCGGAGGCGTAGGAATTGCTTCGGCTTGCGATTACACATTGGCAACAAAAAATGCGGCTATAAAATTATCCGAGTTGGCGATAGGAATTGGGCCGTTCGTAATAGAACCCGCAGTTTCACGAAAAATGGGAAAAATGGCCATGGCCGAAATGACGCTGGCAGCACACGAATGGAAAACGGCCGACTGGGCAAAAGACAAGGGTTTGTACGCCAATACTTTCGAAACGATTCAAGAACTTGATAGTGCAGTAGCTGATTTCAGTGCTAAATTATCCAGTTATAATCCAGAAGCGTTAACCGAAATGAAAAAGGTTTTGTGGGAAGGAACCCAAGATTGGGAGACTTTATTGCTGGAACGAGCCGCTATTTCGGGAAAATTAGTCTTGTCTGATTTTACCAAAAAGGCATTATCTCAATTCAAAAAATAA